In Dryobates pubescens isolate bDryPub1 chromosome 31, bDryPub1.pri, whole genome shotgun sequence, one DNA window encodes the following:
- the MOB3A gene encoding MOB kinase activator 3A yields MSHALKQVFNKDKTFRPKRKFEPGTQRFELHKKAQASLNAGLDLKLAVQLPPGEEQNDWVAVHVVDFFNRINLIYGTISDYCTEQSCPVMSGGPKYEYRWQDEHKYRKPTALSAPQYMNLLMDWIEVQINNEDIFPTNVGTPFPKNFLPVVKKILSRLFRVFVHVYIHHFDRITQMGSEAHVNTCYKHFYYFVKEFNLIDTKELEPLKEMTSRMCH; encoded by the exons ATGTCCCACGCTCTGAAGCAGGTCTTCAACAAGGACAAAACCTTCCGGCCCAAGCGCAAGTTCGAGCCCGGGACGCAGCGCTTCGAGCTGCACAAGAAGGCTCAGGCCTCCCTCAACGCCGGCCTGGACCTgaagctggcagtgcagctgcccCCGGGCGAGGAGCAGAACGACTGGGTGGCCGTGCACGTGGTGGACTTCTTCAACCGCATCAACCTGATCTACGGCACCATCAGCGACTACTGCACGGAGCAGTCCTGCCCCGTCATGTCGGGGGGCCCCAAGTACGAGTACAGGTGGCAGGATGAGCACAAGTACAGGAAGCCCActgccctctctgccccccagtACATGAACCTGCTGATGGACTGGATCGAGGTGCAGATCAACAACGAGGACATCTTCCCCACCAACGTCG gtACTCCCTTCCCCAAGAACTTCCTCCCAGTGGTGAAGAAGATTCTCTCCAGGCTCTTCAGGGTGTTTGTCCATGTCTACATCCACCACTTTGACAGGATCACCCAGATGGGCTCTGAGGCCCATGTCAACACCTGCTACAAGCACTTTTACTACTTTGTGAAAGAGTTCAACCTCATCGACACCAAGGAGCTGGAGCCGCTG